From the Rhodococcus sp. NBC_00297 genome, one window contains:
- a CDS encoding MlaE family ABC transporter permease, which translates to MTIARGRGDRTLLRLRSAASAPLGVLDRAGEQMSFYGRAIGWIPKTAVHYKKETLRLLAEVTFGSGALAVIGGTIGVILMMSGFTGVVVGLQGFAALEQLGSQVLTGFLSAYVNTREIAPIVASLALSATVGCGFTAQLGAMRISEEIDALEVMAVPSVPFLVSTRMIAGFIAVIPLYIVGLLSAYLASRLVSTVFNGQSPGSYDHYFTLFLPPEDVLYSFAKVLVFAFVLIMIHCYYGYTASGGPAGVGVAVGRAVRAALVTVAVLNFFLSLAIWGTTTTVRVAG; encoded by the coding sequence ATGACCATCGCTCGTGGTCGTGGAGACCGCACCCTGCTCCGGCTCCGTAGCGCGGCCTCGGCTCCGCTCGGTGTGCTGGACCGTGCCGGTGAACAGATGTCGTTCTACGGACGCGCGATCGGGTGGATCCCGAAGACGGCCGTGCACTACAAGAAGGAGACCCTCCGCCTGCTCGCGGAGGTGACGTTCGGTTCCGGCGCTCTCGCCGTCATCGGCGGCACCATCGGCGTCATCCTGATGATGTCCGGGTTCACCGGTGTCGTCGTCGGTCTGCAGGGCTTCGCGGCGCTCGAACAGCTCGGCAGCCAGGTGCTGACGGGCTTCCTGTCGGCGTACGTGAACACCCGTGAGATCGCGCCCATCGTGGCGTCCCTCGCGCTGTCCGCGACCGTCGGCTGCGGCTTCACCGCCCAGCTCGGCGCCATGCGCATCTCCGAGGAGATCGACGCACTCGAGGTCATGGCCGTTCCGTCCGTGCCGTTCCTGGTGTCGACGCGCATGATCGCCGGATTCATCGCCGTCATTCCGCTGTACATCGTCGGCCTGCTGTCCGCCTATCTCGCGTCCCGCTTGGTGAGCACCGTCTTCAACGGTCAGTCACCGGGCTCGTACGACCATTACTTCACGCTCTTCCTGCCCCCGGAGGACGTGCTCTACTCCTTCGCCAAGGTGCTGGTCTTCGCCTTCGTGCTCATCATGATCCACTGCTACTACGGCTACACCGCGTCGGGCGGACCCGCCGGCGTCGGCGTGGCCGTCGGTCGTGCCGTGCGCGCCGCACTGGTCACGGTCGCGGTGCTGAACTTCTTCCTGAGCCTCGCCATCTGGGGCACCACGACGACGGTGAGGGTCGCCGGATGA
- a CDS encoding MFS transporter, with the protein MTGRHAAPPPRSSSHLLSSPRRMIAFLVICLVELLVVLDNTVVNVALPDISTDLRAGFTGLQWIVDAYILTFCGLLLAFGNITDRIGRRRMLLIGVVGLAAMSVVGAVADDLPQLIASRALMGVFAAAALPATLAVIIDLFRTPADRAVAIGVWASIAGVAIAIGPVSGGWLIEHFTWHSVFWLNVPVAVVAVIGIVAVVPESRAAATGPLDLPGVALSFSGVSLLVYALIEAPGHGWVTVPTLGGIAVSLVLLSAFVVRQSRVSSPILDVRLFRLRPFAMPALAISVAYFSLFGYVFLITQYFQGVRGYSPLEFGVATLPFAVALAVSAPTATSLAQRIGTMPVIVAGLLLVGIGMIMAGQVGIDSSYVGLLLPTMIVLAVGIAVIQGPATESIMSSVPIDEAGAGSAVNDTTRELGGTLGVAVLGSVTASYYNTTVGPLVATIPSEILSDRDREYVNGSFLSVQQIQQYPLPEMFSAVRDNLVLSMKEAAMAGSEVASYLAAAAVFACAVVVAVLLPRHHRTTGVVMTDPQDTTRQFSSDER; encoded by the coding sequence ATGACCGGCCGGCACGCCGCGCCGCCGCCGCGGTCGTCGTCCCACCTCCTCTCGTCACCGCGGCGGATGATCGCCTTCCTCGTCATCTGTCTCGTCGAGCTGCTGGTCGTGCTCGACAACACCGTCGTCAACGTCGCTCTGCCCGACATCTCCACCGACCTCCGCGCCGGCTTCACGGGGCTGCAGTGGATCGTCGACGCGTACATCCTCACGTTCTGCGGTCTGCTGCTGGCGTTCGGCAACATCACCGACCGCATCGGGCGGCGCCGCATGCTGCTGATCGGCGTCGTGGGTCTCGCCGCGATGTCGGTGGTGGGCGCGGTGGCCGACGACCTGCCGCAACTGATCGCCTCGCGCGCACTGATGGGGGTCTTCGCCGCCGCCGCGCTGCCCGCGACTCTGGCGGTGATCATCGACCTGTTCCGTACTCCCGCGGACCGCGCCGTGGCCATCGGGGTGTGGGCCTCGATCGCCGGTGTCGCCATCGCGATCGGACCGGTCTCGGGCGGGTGGCTCATCGAACACTTCACCTGGCACTCCGTGTTCTGGCTGAACGTGCCGGTCGCCGTCGTCGCGGTGATCGGCATCGTCGCCGTGGTGCCCGAATCACGCGCTGCGGCCACCGGTCCGCTCGATCTGCCGGGTGTCGCCCTGTCCTTCTCGGGGGTCTCGCTCCTGGTGTACGCACTCATCGAAGCGCCGGGTCACGGTTGGGTGACCGTGCCCACGCTCGGCGGGATCGCGGTGTCCCTGGTTCTGTTGTCCGCCTTCGTCGTACGCCAGTCGCGCGTGTCCAGCCCGATCCTCGACGTGCGCCTGTTCCGGTTGCGACCCTTCGCGATGCCGGCGCTCGCGATCTCGGTCGCCTACTTCTCGCTCTTCGGGTACGTCTTCCTCATCACCCAGTACTTCCAGGGCGTCCGCGGCTACTCGCCGCTCGAGTTCGGTGTCGCCACACTGCCGTTCGCGGTGGCCCTCGCGGTGAGCGCACCGACCGCGACCTCGCTGGCACAGCGGATCGGCACCATGCCGGTGATCGTCGCGGGCCTGCTGTTGGTGGGCATCGGCATGATCATGGCGGGTCAGGTCGGCATCGACAGCTCGTACGTCGGGCTGTTGCTGCCCACGATGATCGTGCTCGCAGTCGGCATCGCCGTGATTCAGGGTCCCGCGACCGAGTCCATCATGTCCTCCGTGCCCATCGACGAGGCCGGCGCCGGCTCGGCCGTGAACGACACGACGCGGGAACTCGGCGGCACTCTCGGTGTCGCGGTGCTCGGATCCGTGACCGCGTCGTACTACAACACCACCGTCGGCCCACTCGTCGCGACCATTCCGTCGGAGATCCTCTCGGACCGCGACCGGGAGTACGTGAACGGCAGCTTCCTCAGCGTGCAGCAGATCCAGCAGTACCCGCTCCCCGAGATGTTCTCCGCGGTGCGCGACAACCTCGTCCTGTCCATGAAGGAAGCCGCGATGGCCGGGTCCGAGGTGGCGTCCTACCTCGCCGCCGCGGCCGTCTTCGCCTGCGCCGTCGTCGTCGCGGTCCTGCTTCCCCGCCACCACCGCACCACAGGAGTCGTCATGACGGACCCACAGGACACCACCCGACAGTTCAGCTCGGACGAACGGTGA
- a CDS encoding MCE family protein, with protein MGIIAAVVAVVVLVVFALWWAFTRLGTTTITSYFDKTVGVYEGTEVRVLGVKVGTVTKVEGLGDQVQVDMRVDRGVDIPADARAVQLAPSVVADRYVQLAPAYTGGEKMESGAVIPRERTATPVEVDELYKSIDELSAALGPNGANQNGAVSDLVTTGAQNLAGNGEALNDSLTQLSGAVETLDSYRGDLFGTIQNLQTFVSALSANDQQVRAFNNQLSSLTSFLAGERENLGLALNQLSVTLGDVATFVRDNRDQLSNDLDDLAPTTQLLADNRQNLADTLTLLPLAVANVANSYNAESGSLDARLIFQEFQDPKTFFCSLIDLQKLRPGDPQFEALGRQMQPIVDNCGAIIDQAVAGVKTPTLVLPFGLLSADNIQRNVEPGTVPGVESPRVDDLQLPGLNIPAEGE; from the coding sequence CTGGGAATCATCGCTGCCGTCGTCGCTGTCGTGGTGCTGGTCGTGTTCGCGCTGTGGTGGGCCTTCACCCGCCTCGGCACCACCACCATCACGTCGTACTTCGACAAGACGGTCGGCGTGTACGAGGGCACCGAGGTTCGCGTCCTCGGCGTCAAGGTCGGCACCGTCACCAAGGTCGAGGGCCTGGGCGATCAGGTGCAGGTCGACATGCGCGTCGATCGCGGCGTCGACATCCCCGCCGATGCCCGCGCCGTCCAGCTCGCGCCGTCCGTCGTCGCCGACCGCTACGTCCAGCTCGCGCCGGCGTACACCGGCGGCGAGAAGATGGAGTCCGGTGCCGTGATCCCACGCGAGCGCACGGCCACTCCCGTCGAGGTCGACGAGCTGTACAAGAGCATCGACGAGCTGTCGGCCGCGCTCGGACCGAACGGCGCCAACCAGAACGGCGCCGTCTCCGACCTCGTGACCACCGGCGCGCAGAACCTGGCCGGAAACGGTGAGGCGCTGAACGATTCGCTGACCCAGCTCTCCGGTGCCGTCGAGACGCTCGACTCGTACCGCGGCGATCTGTTCGGCACGATCCAGAATCTGCAGACGTTCGTCAGTGCACTGTCGGCGAACGACCAGCAGGTGCGTGCCTTCAACAATCAGCTGTCCTCGCTGACGAGCTTCCTGGCGGGGGAGCGGGAGAACCTCGGCCTCGCGCTGAACCAGCTCTCGGTCACGCTCGGTGACGTCGCCACCTTCGTGCGGGACAACCGGGACCAGCTGTCCAACGATCTCGACGACCTCGCTCCGACCACGCAGTTGCTCGCCGACAACCGCCAGAACCTGGCGGACACGTTGACGCTGCTGCCGCTGGCCGTCGCGAACGTCGCGAACTCCTACAACGCCGAGTCCGGATCGTTGGACGCGCGCCTGATCTTCCAGGAGTTCCAGGATCCGAAGACGTTCTTCTGCAGTCTCATCGATCTGCAGAAGCTGCGCCCGGGCGATCCGCAGTTCGAGGCGCTCGGCCGTCAGATGCAGCCGATCGTCGACAACTGCGGCGCGATCATCGACCAGGCCGTCGCCGGTGTGAAGACGCCGACGCTGGTCCTGCCGTTCGGGTTGCTCAGCGCGGACAACATCCAGCGCAACGTCGAGCCCGGCACCGTGCCCGGTGTCGAATCGCCGCGGGTCGACGACCTGCAGCTTCCGGGCCTGAACATTCCTGCGGAAGGGGAGTGA
- a CDS encoding MlaE family ABC transporter permease produces the protein MAKTKNPILKSGTAALAQAGNIVELLVDVARNTFRRPFQFREFIEQAWFIASVTILPTALVAIPFGAVVSLQTGSLIKQLGAESFTGAASVLAVVQQGSPIVVALLIAGAAGSAVTADLGSRTIREEIDAMRVLGIDPVQRLVVPRVLAMILVALLLNGLVSVIGIAGGYFFNVILQDGTPGAYLASFSTLAQLPDLWVGELKAVVFGLIAGVIASYKGLHPNPGPKGVGEAVNQTVVITFLILFFANLIMTLVYLQVVPAKGG, from the coding sequence ATGGCTAAAACGAAGAACCCGATTCTCAAGTCGGGCACTGCAGCGCTGGCCCAGGCAGGAAACATCGTCGAACTTCTGGTCGATGTCGCGCGCAACACCTTCCGGCGCCCCTTCCAATTCCGCGAATTCATCGAACAGGCCTGGTTCATCGCCAGCGTCACCATTCTTCCGACCGCGCTGGTCGCCATTCCGTTCGGCGCGGTGGTCTCCCTGCAGACCGGGTCGCTGATCAAGCAGCTCGGCGCCGAGTCCTTCACCGGTGCCGCCAGCGTGCTGGCGGTGGTCCAGCAGGGCAGTCCCATCGTGGTGGCGTTGCTCATCGCGGGTGCGGCGGGATCGGCCGTGACGGCCGACCTCGGTTCACGCACCATCCGCGAGGAGATCGACGCCATGCGGGTGCTCGGCATCGATCCGGTGCAGCGCCTGGTCGTTCCCCGCGTGCTCGCGATGATTCTCGTCGCGCTGCTGCTCAACGGCCTGGTGTCCGTCATCGGCATCGCCGGCGGTTACTTCTTCAATGTGATCCTGCAGGACGGAACGCCCGGCGCGTACCTGGCGTCGTTCTCCACGTTGGCGCAGCTGCCCGACCTGTGGGTCGGTGAGCTCAAGGCCGTCGTGTTCGGTCTCATCGCCGGCGTCATCGCGTCCTACAAGGGGCTGCATCCCAATCCCGGTCCGAAGGGCGTGGGTGAAGCGGTGAACCAGACCGTCGTCATCACGTTCCTGATCCTGTTCTTCGCCAACCTGATCATGACGTTGGTCTACCTGCAGGTCGTCCCTGCGAAGGGAGGGTGA
- a CDS encoding MFS transporter: MGSSSRDDTGTPGSRGHSTFGVRTEIGRRRQLAAFGVICIAELLIVLDMTIINVALPSIGIELATGISGLQWVVDAYTLTFSGLLLAFGNLGDRYGRKLFLVVGLTGLGTASVIGALGDSLAHVLTSRSVMGVFAAMVLPATLAVITNLFPKPQERALAIGVWSSIAGVAVAIGPVSGGWLLEHFSWHSVFWMNVPVALVAVVLVVLIVPESKASAVGPLDVPGVILSIAGVTLLVFVVIEAPNFGWTSWRTIGGLVLAAVFLVLFVQRERRISSPVLDVSLFRIRPFAWPAVSIAVGFFSLFGFLFLITQYFQGVREYSPLAFGIATLPFAAALAVSSPVSTIVAQKIGTMPVLVTGLVLIGAGLLVAGRVEIDSSYLTLVLPAMLLLAVGIAIIQGPATESIMSSLPLDEAGAGAAVNDTTREIGGTLGVAVLGSIVASYYVSTVRPLVERIPTAIMSETEKGYAQSSVLSVIEIQKRDLPAMFEPQRAQLILEMKEAALRGSSIAAYVAAGAVFVCAALVFFFFPASYRTTGMLAPQTSDERAVDRLAATKDVGSAPGSGPDSPS, encoded by the coding sequence ATGGGCAGCAGCTCGAGGGACGACACGGGCACGCCCGGGTCGAGGGGGCACTCGACGTTCGGGGTCCGCACCGAGATCGGTCGGCGTCGCCAACTCGCGGCCTTCGGCGTCATCTGCATCGCCGAACTCCTCATCGTGCTCGACATGACCATCATCAACGTGGCGCTGCCGTCCATCGGCATCGAGTTGGCGACGGGCATCTCGGGCCTGCAGTGGGTCGTCGACGCGTACACCCTCACCTTCTCCGGCCTGCTCCTGGCGTTCGGCAACCTCGGTGACCGGTACGGGCGCAAGCTGTTCCTCGTCGTCGGCCTCACGGGCCTGGGCACCGCGTCGGTGATCGGTGCGCTCGGCGACTCCCTCGCCCACGTCCTGACCTCACGCTCGGTCATGGGCGTCTTCGCCGCGATGGTCCTGCCCGCGACCCTGGCCGTCATCACCAACCTGTTCCCGAAGCCGCAGGAGCGTGCCCTCGCCATCGGCGTGTGGTCGTCCATCGCCGGCGTGGCCGTCGCGATCGGGCCGGTGTCGGGCGGCTGGCTGCTCGAACACTTCTCCTGGCACTCGGTGTTCTGGATGAACGTCCCCGTCGCCCTCGTCGCCGTCGTGCTGGTGGTGCTGATCGTCCCCGAGTCGAAGGCCTCGGCGGTGGGCCCGCTCGACGTGCCCGGCGTGATCCTGTCGATCGCCGGCGTCACCCTGCTGGTGTTCGTGGTCATCGAGGCACCGAACTTCGGCTGGACGTCGTGGCGGACGATCGGCGGTCTCGTGCTCGCCGCGGTGTTCCTCGTGCTGTTCGTCCAGCGGGAGCGACGCATCTCGTCCCCCGTGCTCGACGTGTCGCTCTTCCGCATCCGTCCGTTCGCGTGGCCGGCCGTGTCGATCGCGGTGGGATTCTTCAGTCTCTTCGGCTTCCTGTTCCTCATCACGCAGTACTTCCAGGGAGTGCGCGAGTACTCACCTCTCGCATTCGGCATCGCGACGCTGCCCTTCGCCGCCGCGCTGGCCGTCAGCTCCCCGGTGTCGACGATCGTCGCGCAGAAGATCGGCACGATGCCGGTTCTCGTGACCGGGCTCGTCCTCATCGGCGCGGGACTGCTCGTCGCGGGCCGCGTCGAGATCGACAGCTCCTACCTGACGCTCGTCCTGCCCGCGATGCTGTTGCTCGCGGTGGGCATCGCGATCATCCAGGGCCCCGCGACGGAATCCATCATGTCTTCGCTCCCCCTCGACGAGGCCGGAGCCGGTGCCGCGGTGAACGACACCACCCGCGAGATCGGCGGCACTCTCGGTGTCGCGGTGCTCGGGTCGATCGTCGCCTCCTACTACGTGTCGACGGTGCGGCCGCTCGTCGAACGGATCCCCACCGCCATCATGAGCGAGACCGAGAAGGGCTACGCGCAGTCCAGCGTGCTCAGTGTCATCGAGATCCAGAAGCGAGACCTGCCCGCGATGTTCGAACCGCAACGCGCACAGTTGATCCTGGAGATGAAGGAAGCCGCTCTGCGCGGATCGTCCATCGCCGCGTACGTGGCGGCCGGAGCCGTGTTCGTCTGTGCCGCACTGGTCTTCTTCTTCTTCCCCGCCTCGTACCGCACCACGGGCATGCTGGCACCGCAGACTTCGGACGAGCGCGCGGTGGACCGTCTCGCCGCAACGAAGGACGTCGGCTCCGCACCGGGCAGCGGCCCGGACTCGCCGTCATGA
- a CDS encoding MCE family protein, whose protein sequence is MTKRKPAVLGALGIFIILMATLSAFFLDSLPIIGAGSKYTANFSEAAGLRASNEVRIAGVKVGKVTDVALDGDKVKVEFTVSDAWVGDKTSASIQIKTLLGQNFLSLEPKGEERLNPRDAIPIDRTTAPYDVIDAFSDAARTTGDIDTTQLATSMETLSQAFSETPENIRASLDGVTRLSETISSRDDELSKLFAATDKTTQVLADRNQEFTKLIGDASVLLQELNNRQQSISQLLIGTQRVSTQLTGLIRDNEAQIGPALQSLGQVIDTLKTNNQNIAEAIKLYSPFVRLYTNIVGNGRWFDQVIVNTFPPGLPDIPGYREPIRTLGVDPVRSPGAGQ, encoded by the coding sequence GTGACGAAACGCAAGCCCGCGGTGCTGGGTGCCCTCGGCATCTTCATCATCCTGATGGCGACGCTGTCCGCGTTCTTCCTCGACTCGCTGCCGATCATCGGTGCCGGATCGAAGTACACCGCGAACTTCTCCGAAGCGGCCGGTCTGCGCGCCAGCAACGAGGTGCGGATCGCCGGCGTGAAGGTCGGCAAGGTCACCGACGTCGCCCTCGACGGCGACAAGGTGAAGGTCGAGTTCACGGTCAGTGACGCGTGGGTCGGCGACAAGACGTCCGCGTCCATCCAGATCAAGACGCTGCTCGGCCAGAATTTCCTCTCACTCGAGCCCAAGGGCGAGGAGCGGCTGAACCCGCGCGACGCGATCCCGATCGACCGCACGACGGCCCCCTACGACGTCATCGACGCGTTCTCCGACGCCGCCCGCACCACCGGCGACATCGACACGACGCAGCTCGCGACGAGCATGGAGACGCTGTCGCAGGCGTTCTCCGAGACGCCGGAGAACATCCGCGCATCGCTCGACGGTGTCACGCGGTTGTCCGAGACCATCTCCTCCCGTGACGACGAGCTGAGCAAGCTCTTCGCTGCGACCGACAAGACGACGCAGGTCCTCGCCGACCGCAACCAGGAGTTCACCAAGCTGATCGGTGACGCCTCGGTCCTGTTGCAGGAGTTGAACAATCGGCAGCAGTCCATCTCGCAGCTGCTCATCGGCACGCAGCGGGTGTCCACTCAGCTGACCGGTCTGATCCGCGACAACGAGGCACAGATCGGTCCCGCACTCCAGTCGCTGGGTCAGGTCATCGACACCCTGAAGACCAACAACCAGAACATCGCCGAGGCGATCAAGCTGTACTCGCCGTTCGTCCGGCTGTACACCAACATCGTCGGTAACGGCCGCTGGTTCGATCAGGTCATCGTCAACACCTTCCCGCCCGGTCTCCCGGACATTCCGGGATACCGTGAGCCGATTCGCACCCTCGGTGTGGATCCCGTCCGTAGTCCGGGAGCAGGCCAGTGA
- a CDS encoding ABC transporter ATP-binding protein has translation MGVEVSVEGLTKSFGVQKIWQDVTLTLPKGEVSALLGPSGTGKSVFLKSLIGLLRPEEGSIIVDGTDIMECSSKELYEIRKLFGVLFQDGALFGSMNLYDNTAFPLREHTKKKEDEIRSIVMEKLELVGLTGAENKLPGEISGGMRKRAGLARALVLDPEIILVDEPDSGLDPVRTTYISQLLLNINAQIDATMLIVTHNINLARTVPDNIGMLFRKNLVMFGPREVLLTSDEPAVKQFLNGTMIGPIGMSEEKDEAQMRQEQALSDAGHNLGGVEDVEGIMPQMDPTPGMPRRQAVDRRRDRVRSIMHTLPEHAQHAIQQSLDEADGQDGRQAEPAYAGAQQGYQESYGQQSGHDQQPAYGNQSYDQGQSYDQGQTYDQNQGYSNQGWSEPGQDRNDGFPSSGSRG, from the coding sequence ATGGGTGTCGAGGTTTCGGTCGAGGGATTGACCAAGTCGTTCGGTGTGCAGAAGATCTGGCAGGACGTCACGTTGACGCTCCCGAAGGGTGAGGTCAGTGCTCTCCTGGGGCCGTCCGGTACCGGTAAGTCCGTCTTCCTCAAGTCGCTCATCGGCCTTCTCCGACCGGAGGAGGGTTCGATCATCGTCGACGGCACGGACATCATGGAGTGCTCGTCCAAGGAGCTCTACGAGATCCGCAAGTTGTTCGGCGTGCTCTTCCAGGACGGCGCCCTCTTCGGCTCCATGAACCTGTACGACAACACCGCCTTCCCGCTTCGTGAGCACACGAAGAAGAAGGAGGACGAGATCCGCAGCATCGTCATGGAGAAGCTCGAGCTGGTCGGTCTGACCGGTGCCGAGAACAAGCTCCCCGGCGAGATCTCGGGCGGTATGCGCAAGCGTGCCGGTCTGGCGCGTGCGCTCGTCCTCGACCCCGAGATCATCCTGGTGGACGAGCCCGACTCGGGCCTCGACCCGGTGCGCACCACCTACATCAGCCAGCTGCTGCTCAACATCAACGCCCAGATCGACGCGACGATGCTGATCGTCACGCACAACATCAATCTCGCGCGCACGGTGCCGGACAACATCGGCATGCTGTTCCGGAAGAACCTCGTCATGTTCGGTCCGCGCGAGGTGCTGCTCACCTCCGACGAGCCCGCCGTGAAGCAGTTCCTGAACGGCACGATGATCGGGCCGATCGGCATGAGCGAGGAGAAGGACGAGGCGCAGATGCGCCAGGAGCAGGCCCTCTCCGATGCCGGCCACAACCTCGGCGGTGTCGAGGACGTGGAGGGCATCATGCCGCAGATGGATCCCACGCCCGGCATGCCGCGTCGTCAGGCCGTGGATCGTCGTCGCGACCGGGTGCGCAGCATCATGCACACGCTGCCCGAGCACGCACAGCACGCCATCCAGCAGAGCCTCGACGAGGCGGACGGCCAGGACGGCCGTCAGGCGGAGCCGGCGTACGCGGGTGCTCAGCAGGGCTACCAGGAGTCGTACGGTCAGCAGTCGGGCCACGACCAGCAGCCGGCCTACGGCAACCAGAGCTACGACCAGGGCCAGAGCTACGACCAGGGTCAGACGTACGACCAGAATCAGGGCTACAGCAACCAGGGGTGGAGTGAGCCCGGCCAGGACCGGAACGACGGTTTTCCTTCCAGTGGCTCGCGGGGCTGA
- a CDS encoding MCE family protein, translating to MRGLAAPLIKLIVFAVVTILATAALALTIANGAGSGKTKFSAIFTDVSSLNEGDEVRIAGVRVGQVEKIEIHERDLAQVDFALTEREWLPASTTATIRYRNLIGQRYIALEQGTGDQGEKITSGATIPLDRTSPAVNLTTLFNGFRPLFQTLTADDVNKLSYEIIQVFQGESGTIGDLVRDTASLTNTVADKDQVIGAVIDNLNGVLDTVNQHDKELDQLIVNTQALVSGLSADRDTVGSAVTSLAGLTDATADLLEPTRPSIQSAISSIDGLSTKINNRQQDFDNILSNFPVKLEKLIRVASYGSWFQFYLCGIDIVAGPGYAPQLNLPTGLPTINQPLYTNSAKRCAAGGIS from the coding sequence ATGAGAGGCCTAGCGGCACCGCTGATCAAGCTGATCGTCTTCGCGGTGGTGACCATTCTGGCGACGGCCGCCCTGGCGTTGACCATCGCCAACGGGGCCGGATCCGGCAAGACCAAGTTCTCGGCCATCTTCACCGACGTCTCCTCGCTCAACGAGGGCGACGAGGTGCGCATCGCCGGTGTGCGCGTCGGCCAGGTGGAGAAGATCGAGATCCACGAGCGCGACCTGGCTCAGGTGGACTTCGCGCTGACCGAGCGTGAATGGCTGCCGGCCTCCACCACCGCGACCATCCGCTACCGGAACCTGATCGGGCAGCGCTACATCGCGCTCGAGCAGGGCACGGGCGACCAGGGCGAGAAGATCACCAGCGGAGCCACCATCCCGCTCGATCGGACGTCCCCCGCGGTGAACCTGACGACACTGTTCAACGGCTTCCGTCCGCTGTTCCAGACGCTGACGGCCGACGACGTGAACAAGCTGTCCTACGAGATCATCCAGGTCTTCCAGGGTGAGTCGGGCACCATCGGCGATCTGGTGCGCGACACCGCGAGCCTGACCAACACGGTCGCGGACAAGGATCAGGTCATCGGGGCGGTCATCGACAACCTCAACGGGGTCCTCGACACGGTGAACCAGCACGACAAGGAACTCGACCAGTTGATCGTGAACACCCAGGCGCTGGTGTCGGGGCTGTCGGCGGATCGTGACACCGTCGGCTCGGCGGTCACCTCGCTGGCCGGTCTGACCGACGCGACAGCGGATCTGCTCGAGCCGACCCGTCCGTCCATCCAGTCGGCCATCTCGTCGATCGACGGACTGTCGACCAAGATCAACAATCGGCAGCAGGACTTCGACAACATCCTGTCGAACTTCCCGGTCAAGCTCGAGAAGCTGATCCGCGTCGCCAGCTACGGCTCGTGGTTCCAGTTCTACCTGTGCGGCATCGACATCGTCGCCGGGCCGGGCTACGCGCCGCAGCTCAACCTCCCGACAGGACTGCCCACCATCAATCAGCCGCTGTACACCAACTCCGCGAAGCGTTGCGCCGCAGGAGGTATCTCGTGA
- a CDS encoding MCE family protein has protein sequence MNHAPSATRRRLLGIGFLLVVVLFVAWSITTFNKTFKDVVMVDLITDTVGNALPANADVKARGMIVGEVRSATTENGEVTSELALDPGLVGTIPSNVTARLLPKTLFGERYVALQIPENSAGASPLAEGAVIRQDTSGNAVEVGQLLDSLLPLLDAIPPQDLANTLGALSQALEGNGERLGLTLDRLEEIFSGLNDELPNIQQDLVGIADLSETYSTAAPDLIDALDNLRVTGNTVVEKQNDVTTLLASATASSGSLADLVQTNAESIVSIAADSREALELLAEFSPSFGCTFTEFVRVADEAKKILSVDDAYPGVRASINFVNPKGRYIPNQDEPRLFDTRGPSCFENVTTPGKFFPQYPGSGVNDGSYQVPSRNPGPAVDPGALPNPLQSPVPAAYAGSDIERDTLAVVYGGGSGISPDQVPAWTTLVGAPALRGTEVSVR, from the coding sequence ATGAACCACGCTCCGTCGGCGACACGTCGTCGCCTCCTCGGAATCGGATTCCTGCTCGTCGTCGTTCTCTTCGTCGCCTGGAGCATCACGACCTTCAACAAGACGTTCAAGGACGTCGTCATGGTCGACCTGATCACCGACACCGTCGGCAACGCGCTGCCCGCCAACGCGGACGTGAAGGCGCGCGGGATGATCGTCGGCGAGGTGCGGTCCGCCACCACCGAGAACGGTGAGGTCACGTCCGAGCTGGCACTCGATCCCGGTCTCGTGGGCACCATCCCCTCCAACGTCACCGCCCGGTTGCTGCCGAAGACGCTCTTCGGCGAGCGCTACGTCGCGCTCCAGATCCCCGAGAACTCCGCCGGCGCCAGCCCTCTCGCCGAGGGCGCGGTGATCCGTCAGGACACCAGCGGCAACGCGGTCGAGGTCGGGCAGCTGCTCGACTCGCTGCTCCCGCTCCTCGACGCCATCCCGCCGCAGGATCTCGCCAACACGCTCGGTGCGCTGTCGCAGGCTCTCGAGGGCAACGGCGAGCGGCTCGGTCTGACTCTCGACCGGCTCGAGGAGATCTTCTCGGGTCTGAACGACGAGCTGCCGAACATCCAGCAGGATCTCGTCGGCATCGCCGACCTGTCGGAGACGTACTCGACCGCCGCTCCGGATCTGATCGACGCGCTCGACAACCTGCGCGTCACCGGGAACACGGTGGTGGAGAAGCAGAACGACGTCACCACGCTCCTGGCGAGCGCCACCGCGTCGTCGGGCTCGCTGGCCGACCTGGTGCAGACCAACGCCGAGTCCATCGTGTCCATCGCGGCGGACTCCCGCGAGGCGCTCGAACTGCTCGCCGAGTTCTCCCCGTCGTTCGGCTGCACGTTCACCGAGTTCGTCCGTGTCGCCGACGAGGCGAAGAAGATCCTCTCGGTCGACGACGCGTACCCCGGCGTCCGCGCGTCGATCAACTTCGTCAACCCCAAGGGGCGCTACATCCCCAACCAGGACGAGCCGCGACTGTTCGACACCCGTGGCCCGTCGTGCTTCGAGAACGTGACCACACCCGGCAAGTTCTTCCCGCAGTACCCGGGCAGCGGCGTCAACGACGGCTCCTACCAGGTGCCGTCGCGCAACCCCGGCCCCGCGGTCGACCCCGGCGCACTGCCCAACCCGCTGCAGTCGCCCGTCCCGGCGGCCTACGCCGGATCGGACATCGAACGGGACACGCTGGCCGTGGTCTACGGCGGAGGCTCCGGCATCTCCCCGGACCAGGTTCCCGCGTGGACCACCCTGGTGGGCGCTCCGGCGCTCCGCGGCACGGAAGTGAGTGTGCGATGA